The DNA sequence TAGAATAGCAGCTTATTGTTGTTAGGAGATGGATTATGAATGCACAGTATAAGAAGGGTGTTTTAGAGCTATGTGTTTTAAAATTAATTCAACAAGATGATTTATATGGTTATGAAACAGTTCAGAAAGTTTCATTTTATATAGAGGTCACAGAAAGTACGATATATCCATTGTTAAGAAGATTAACGAAAGAAGGATATTTAAGTACGTATAATAGAGAATCGAATGAAGGCCCTCCACGTAAATATTATTCAATGACAGTTGAAGGGGAAGTTTATTTGGCAACATTAATAAGAGAATGGGATCAGATGGTAGATTCTGTTCAACGTTTATTGAAAGGAGTGTGATTAATTAATGAATGTTCTTAATCAATGGTTAGAAGAGTTATATCAAGAGTTACAGGGAATTTCAGAAGATGATCGTAAAGATATTTTAGAATCTTACGAGGAACAAATTAATGAAATGATTGACTTAAAGATCAATGAACGTGAAATCTTATCTAAACTAGGGTCACCTAAAAAAGTTGCACAGGAGATTAAACAATCATTTACTGATACAGAGACTGTATCCGCACAAAACAAGCAGATTGTTTTTAATATAAGAGAGAAAACAAACGATGATGTAATTAAAAAGGCAATTTTTATTGTTGTTTGCATTATCTCATTGTTTGTCTCACTATTCTTTTTAATTACTGCTCTTCGCTTAATTATTGGAGGTTTTTTACTATTCCAGTTATCGGCAGGACTTATGATTGCGATATTAGGATTAGGTTTATTGTTTTTAAATATTGGAATTGCCTCAATCTATATTGGTTACTTGGGATATAAGCGAATTAGTGAAAAATTAGATTAAGAAAGTTGGTGACTTACATGCGAAAGAAGGGTTTAGAACG is a window from the Turicibacter bilis genome containing:
- a CDS encoding PadR family transcriptional regulator produces the protein MNAQYKKGVLELCVLKLIQQDDLYGYETVQKVSFYIEVTESTIYPLLRRLTKEGYLSTYNRESNEGPPRKYYSMTVEGEVYLATLIREWDQMVDSVQRLLKGV
- a CDS encoding DUF1700 domain-containing protein gives rise to the protein MNVLNQWLEELYQELQGISEDDRKDILESYEEQINEMIDLKINEREILSKLGSPKKVAQEIKQSFTDTETVSAQNKQIVFNIREKTNDDVIKKAIFIVVCIISLFVSLFFLITALRLIIGGFLLFQLSAGLMIAILGLGLLFLNIGIASIYIGYLGYKRISEKLD